In one window of Haloarcula halophila DNA:
- a CDS encoding RNA-guided endonuclease InsQ/TnpB family protein: MVNLVTTRTITATLTNDRGGVVQDLDSLARSGSKIWNVARWTAGHIWDETGEIPEEGPLKSYMKNQPCWKDLNAQSSQAIVEELAGAFQSWFEQDNPDANPPGYRKHGDDRPRSTITFKEDGFKLDSEHQQVRLSKGKNLKDGWSDFILCEYDTGPDADLTAVEDVQQVRIVWTGDHWELHFVCKIAIDATDSTGEKTAGVDLGICNTAAVSVGDETLLYPGNALKEDAHYFRQEEYNTEGENGPSTHAEWARQKKSRRQTHYLHALSKDIVAECADRGVETIAVGHPKNIRVDEDWGRHGNKRLHDWAFDTLLSHIEYKAEERGIEVERVDEYELATSITCCACGMKADSNRVERGLYVCENCELVANSDLNAAENMRATVTPSPSVDRSNGCLAQPSVRLFDKSTGRVAPQEQVCP, encoded by the coding sequence ATAGTGAATCTGGTCACGACACGCACCATTACAGCGACACTCACCAACGATCGTGGGGGTGTCGTGCAGGACCTCGATTCACTCGCTCGTTCCGGCAGTAAAATCTGGAACGTCGCTCGGTGGACTGCTGGCCATATCTGGGACGAAACCGGTGAAATACCCGAGGAAGGACCGCTCAAGTCCTACATGAAGAACCAACCGTGCTGGAAAGATTTGAACGCCCAATCAAGCCAGGCAATCGTCGAAGAATTGGCTGGCGCTTTCCAGTCCTGGTTCGAACAAGACAACCCAGACGCTAACCCACCGGGCTACCGGAAACACGGTGACGACCGGCCACGCTCAACAATCACGTTCAAAGAAGACGGCTTCAAACTCGACTCCGAACACCAGCAAGTCCGGCTGTCGAAAGGGAAGAACCTGAAAGATGGGTGGAGTGACTTCATCCTCTGTGAATACGACACCGGCCCGGACGCAGACCTGACTGCCGTCGAGGACGTACAGCAGGTCCGTATTGTCTGGACCGGCGACCACTGGGAACTCCACTTCGTCTGTAAAATCGCCATCGACGCCACTGACTCAACTGGCGAGAAGACGGCTGGTGTTGACCTCGGAATCTGTAATACTGCGGCTGTCTCAGTCGGGGATGAGACGTTGCTATATCCAGGGAACGCCCTGAAAGAAGACGCCCACTACTTCCGCCAGGAAGAATACAATACAGAAGGCGAGAACGGCCCTAGCACCCATGCAGAGTGGGCACGCCAGAAGAAATCTCGGCGGCAGACCCACTACCTGCACGCACTCTCGAAAGATATCGTAGCGGAATGTGCAGACCGTGGCGTAGAGACGATAGCGGTCGGGCATCCCAAGAACATTCGTGTGGATGAAGACTGGGGCCGCCACGGGAACAAGCGTCTGCACGACTGGGCGTTTGACACCCTGCTGAGTCACATCGAGTACAAGGCTGAAGAACGCGGGATTGAGGTAGAGCGAGTCGATGAGTACGAGCTGGCCACGTCGATAACGTGCTGTGCCTGTGGGATGAAAGCCGATTCGAACCGTGTCGAACGTGGTCTGTACGTCTGTGAGAACTGCGAGTTGGTTGCTAACAGCGACTTGAACGCGGCGGAGAATATGCGAGCGACGGTAACTCCGAGTCCCTCTGTGGATAGGAGTAACGGCTGTCTGGCCCAGCCATCGGTGCGCCTGTTCGACAAATCGACGGGGCGAGTCGCCCCACAAGAACAGGTTTGCCCGTAG
- a CDS encoding ArdC-like ssDNA-binding domain-containing protein: MSTIQSNLPDQEHSQQTTLFDGSDSRADDMRERLNGWVEDLADLTDEAQASEKFQRWLDVQSKFHDYSARNTLLIKMQCPEATRVAGYNTWKNEFDRYVQEGESAIWIWAPIITNKCPECGNSPSYHENTDCEYDETDPDEWSRGLVGFRPASVFDISQTDGEPLPELETETHGDPAGLVEDLLAATDEIGVDAQLVDSDEWDHGSAKGVCSRRSVTTTNPVVEVEHQDNRAAVASVLIHEFAHAQLHFDVEDGTERDKREVEAEAVAYIVCRHFGLDPDNSAFYLAAWDGDAAETLRDRLDRISSTAADLIDAVEND, translated from the coding sequence ATGTCGACGATACAGAGCAACCTCCCCGACCAGGAGCACAGCCAGCAGACCACTCTCTTCGACGGTTCGGACAGCCGTGCCGACGACATGCGCGAGCGCCTCAACGGGTGGGTCGAGGACCTTGCAGACCTCACCGACGAAGCCCAAGCCAGTGAGAAGTTCCAGCGCTGGCTGGACGTCCAGTCGAAGTTCCACGACTACTCGGCCCGGAACACGCTGCTCATCAAGATGCAGTGCCCCGAGGCGACCCGCGTTGCGGGGTACAACACCTGGAAAAACGAGTTCGACCGCTACGTCCAGGAAGGCGAGTCGGCCATCTGGATCTGGGCACCCATCATCACCAACAAGTGCCCAGAGTGCGGGAACTCGCCGTCCTACCACGAGAACACTGACTGCGAGTACGACGAGACCGACCCCGACGAGTGGTCCCGTGGACTGGTCGGGTTCCGGCCAGCCAGCGTCTTCGACATCTCACAGACCGACGGCGAGCCACTGCCCGAACTGGAGACCGAGACACACGGCGACCCGGCGGGACTCGTCGAGGACCTCCTGGCTGCGACCGACGAGATCGGCGTCGACGCCCAGCTCGTCGACTCCGACGAGTGGGACCACGGGTCCGCAAAGGGCGTCTGTTCGCGCCGGAGCGTGACAACGACCAATCCCGTGGTCGAGGTGGAGCACCAGGACAACCGGGCCGCGGTCGCGAGCGTGTTGATTCACGAGTTCGCCCACGCCCAGCTCCACTTCGACGTCGAAGACGGCACGGAGCGGGACAAGCGTGAGGTCGAGGCCGAAGCCGTCGCCTACATCGTCTGTCGGCACTTCGGGCTGGACCCGGACAACTCGGCGTTCTATCTCGCTGCCTGGGATGGGGACGCAGCCGAGACGCTACGGGACCGGTTGGATCGCATCTCCTCAACAGCAGCGGACCTCATCGACGCTGTCGAAAACGACTGA